A region of Salinibacter sp. 10B DNA encodes the following proteins:
- a CDS encoding tagatose 1,6-diphosphate aldolase, giving the protein MPIPDSLTPGKYRRLKRLSDSNDRFSMLAIDQRGSLRRMFARKDGTDPSEVAPEQLRQVKRVVTRAVAPMASGLLTDPLYGYPASMDLLPASNGVLLSGEETGYVGTSEGERRSRLLEEWSPARMVREGADALKLLIYHHPDASEETCRHEQNIVASVGEACEEAGLPLILEVVTYPLGEAADDAALQARKKPDLVIDAAETFSDPRYQVDVLKLEFPANLKYVEEYQDAAFAKGTAVYDRAAVEQACARLDQAAGVPWVILSSGVGMDEFVETLKFANGAGASGFLCGRAVWKDVVDYAPDEDAMTRFMEEVGKPRVERLLEANTTARAWTEHPAYQDVGERVFARE; this is encoded by the coding sequence GTGCCTATTCCAGATTCATTGACGCCGGGAAAGTACCGGCGGCTCAAGCGATTGAGCGACTCGAACGACCGGTTTTCTATGCTCGCCATTGACCAGCGAGGGTCGTTGCGGCGCATGTTTGCTCGGAAGGATGGCACCGATCCGTCCGAGGTCGCGCCGGAGCAGCTGCGGCAGGTCAAGCGCGTGGTGACGCGGGCCGTTGCGCCCATGGCCAGCGGATTGTTGACCGACCCGCTGTACGGCTACCCCGCATCGATGGACCTGCTTCCGGCCTCCAACGGCGTGCTTTTGTCTGGCGAAGAAACCGGATACGTGGGGACGAGCGAAGGAGAGCGACGGTCGCGTCTGCTTGAGGAGTGGTCCCCGGCTCGGATGGTACGGGAAGGAGCCGATGCGCTCAAGCTCTTGATCTATCACCATCCGGACGCATCGGAGGAGACCTGCCGGCATGAGCAAAACATTGTAGCGTCGGTCGGAGAGGCCTGTGAGGAGGCGGGACTTCCCCTCATCCTGGAGGTGGTCACGTATCCGCTGGGCGAGGCGGCGGACGATGCGGCCCTGCAGGCACGGAAAAAGCCGGATCTGGTGATTGATGCGGCCGAAACGTTTTCCGATCCCCGGTACCAGGTGGACGTGCTCAAGCTGGAGTTTCCCGCCAATTTGAAGTATGTCGAGGAATACCAGGACGCCGCGTTTGCAAAAGGAACGGCGGTCTACGACCGAGCCGCCGTCGAGCAGGCCTGTGCTCGTCTCGATCAGGCGGCAGGGGTGCCCTGGGTCATTTTGAGTTCGGGGGTTGGAATGGACGAGTTCGTCGAGACCTTGAAATTTGCGAACGGGGCTGGCGCTAGCGGTTTTCTCTGCGGACGTGCCGTCTGGAAGGACGTAGTCGACTATGCCCCGGACGAGGACGCTATGACACGCTTTATGGAGGAGGTTGGGAAGCCTCGCGTTGAGCGACTTTTAGAAGCCAATACAACGGCACGGGCCTGGACTGAACATCCCGCCTACCAGGATGTCGGCGAACGCGTATTCGCACGCGAATGA
- a CDS encoding NAD-dependent epimerase/dehydratase family protein — protein sequence MSRILVTGANGQIGSELVAALRERHGARQVVGLDLKPPPASNGQPREGPFEEADVRDRAALAEVISAYDVGTVYHLASLLSATGEQQPDRTWEVNMGGLKNVLDLARGEGLRVFWPSSIAVFGPSTPKENTPQQTVLDPTTIYGVTKRSGELLCRYYHRRFGVDVRSLRYPGLISYKTAPGGGTTDYAVE from the coding sequence ATGTCACGAATATTGGTCACCGGCGCCAACGGTCAGATTGGCAGCGAGCTGGTTGCGGCGCTGCGCGAGCGCCACGGGGCGCGGCAGGTGGTGGGCCTGGACCTGAAGCCGCCGCCGGCGTCGAATGGGCAGCCGCGGGAGGGGCCCTTTGAGGAGGCGGACGTGCGGGACCGGGCGGCCCTTGCGGAGGTAATCTCTGCCTACGACGTCGGGACGGTCTACCACCTGGCGAGCCTGCTGTCGGCGACCGGAGAGCAGCAGCCCGACCGGACGTGGGAGGTCAACATGGGCGGGCTCAAAAATGTGCTCGACCTGGCTCGGGGGGAGGGGCTGCGGGTGTTTTGGCCCTCTTCGATTGCGGTGTTCGGGCCGTCGACGCCGAAGGAGAACACCCCGCAGCAGACGGTGTTGGACCCGACGACGATCTACGGGGTGACCAAGCGCAGCGGGGAGCTGTTGTGCCGGTACTATCACCGCCGGTTCGGGGTAGACGTGCGGAGCCTGCGGTATCCGGGGTTAATCAGCTACAAGACGGCGCCGGGGGGCGGGACGACCGACTACGCGGTCGAGAT
- a CDS encoding amidohydrolase family protein, giving the protein MIYDQSIPRLDAHTHLFHDRDYLEDLLDEWRLKVLVINITGDDLFDRPMDERWEAMVAMKERYPDRVGLCTSFDPAGVTEEGVADRVVEQLDRHLEAGATAVKVWKDIGLDVRDEDGSYVQIDDPRFQPIWAFLAERDVPVIAHTGEPRAAWQPLDEDSPHYRFYSENPKYHMYRCDDVPDWTEVMAARDRWLEDNPALTVVGAHLGSMAHDVEMVADRLERYDNFYVDTAERFGDLVTQPTPKVRDFFKQYADRILYGTDVIVEHPPDQVPKEKQIEEKEEYESVLSDHWEYLTSGHPIVMQDKLVEPIRVTGLDLPPDVLQAVYHDNAAALYGFPD; this is encoded by the coding sequence ATGATTTACGATCAGTCGATACCGCGGCTCGACGCCCATACCCATCTGTTTCACGATCGGGACTATCTCGAGGACCTGCTGGACGAATGGCGACTAAAGGTGCTCGTCATCAACATCACCGGGGACGATCTCTTCGACCGGCCGATGGACGAACGCTGGGAGGCGATGGTGGCCATGAAGGAGCGCTATCCGGACCGGGTCGGCCTCTGCACCAGCTTCGATCCCGCCGGGGTGACCGAGGAGGGGGTTGCCGACCGGGTGGTCGAGCAGTTGGACCGTCACCTGGAGGCCGGCGCCACGGCAGTCAAGGTCTGGAAGGACATCGGGCTGGATGTGCGTGACGAGGACGGCAGCTACGTCCAGATCGACGATCCCCGCTTTCAGCCGATCTGGGCGTTCCTTGCGGAGCGCGATGTGCCCGTCATTGCCCACACCGGCGAGCCGCGGGCCGCCTGGCAGCCCCTCGACGAGGACAGCCCGCATTACCGGTTCTACAGCGAGAATCCGAAGTACCACATGTACCGGTGCGACGACGTGCCGGACTGGACGGAGGTCATGGCGGCGCGGGACCGGTGGCTGGAGGACAATCCGGCACTCACTGTCGTCGGGGCGCACCTGGGCAGCATGGCCCACGACGTCGAGATGGTGGCCGACCGACTGGAGCGCTACGACAACTTCTACGTCGACACGGCCGAGCGCTTCGGCGACCTCGTCACGCAGCCGACCCCGAAGGTCCGAGACTTTTTCAAGCAATATGCCGATCGCATTCTGTACGGCACGGACGTGATTGTGGAGCATCCCCCCGATCAGGTGCCGAAGGAGAAGCAGATTGAGGAAAAGGAGGAGTACGAATCGGTGCTCTCCGATCACTGGGAATATCTGACGAGCGGCCACCCCATCGTCATGCAGGACAAATTGGTGGAGCCCATTCGCGTCACCGGGCTGGACCTGCCGCCGGACGTGCTGCAGGCGGTGTACCACGACAATGCCGCCGCCCTGTACGGGTTTCCGGACTGA
- a CDS encoding Gfo/Idh/MocA family oxidoreductase, producing MDRRSFLQTTAAAGVGVSLSPFVSVGQTRDASVSIGLIGVGSRGTSHLRGLLQREDVDIPAVCDTKSDNLTRAQDLVQQSGRARPEGYGDGDRAYRDLISRDDIDGVIVATPWLWHVPMAVEAMEEGKFVGLEVPAATTVEGCWELVRTAERTGSHCMFLENVCYRRDVMAVLKMVREGLFGEMIHCRCGYQHSLIPFLFNDNTSFGPGTGSVSSWRTEHYVKRNGDLYPTHGIGPVAHWLDINSGNRFERLTSTATKARGLHDHILEEGSDDHPKADVRFAQGDIVTSTITTANGESIVMTHDTSLPRPYSLGFRAQGTDGLWTVDNQSVHVEGRSPAHQWEDWERYQEEYDAELWTRYESEAEGAGHGGMDYFVRNAFVESIKQGVAPPIDVYDAATWSVLGPLSEQSIDQGGEPVEVPDFTDGRWMTADRSFDPDGAF from the coding sequence ATGGATCGACGATCATTCTTACAGACGACCGCCGCGGCTGGGGTTGGGGTGTCCCTTTCTCCGTTCGTGAGCGTAGGACAGACGCGCGACGCGTCCGTTAGCATCGGCCTTATCGGGGTCGGATCCCGAGGCACTTCTCATCTCCGGGGCCTCCTCCAGCGCGAGGATGTCGATATTCCGGCCGTATGCGACACCAAGTCGGACAATCTCACTCGTGCACAGGACCTCGTGCAGCAGTCCGGCCGTGCCCGACCAGAGGGATATGGGGACGGGGACCGCGCCTATCGCGACCTCATATCGCGCGACGACATCGACGGGGTGATCGTTGCCACGCCGTGGCTCTGGCACGTGCCGATGGCGGTTGAGGCGATGGAAGAGGGAAAATTCGTGGGGCTCGAAGTACCTGCCGCGACCACCGTTGAGGGATGTTGGGAGCTGGTGCGCACCGCCGAGCGGACCGGCTCGCACTGCATGTTTCTCGAAAACGTGTGCTACCGGCGCGACGTGATGGCCGTGCTCAAGATGGTTCGCGAGGGCCTCTTCGGAGAAATGATTCACTGCCGCTGCGGGTACCAGCACAGCCTCATTCCCTTCCTGTTCAACGACAACACGTCGTTCGGGCCGGGCACGGGCAGCGTCTCCAGCTGGCGTACCGAGCACTACGTAAAGCGGAACGGCGACCTGTATCCGACCCACGGCATCGGGCCGGTGGCGCACTGGCTCGACATCAACAGCGGCAATCGGTTCGAACGGCTTACCTCCACCGCCACAAAGGCGCGTGGCCTGCACGACCACATCCTCGAGGAGGGCAGCGACGACCATCCCAAAGCGGATGTCCGCTTTGCGCAGGGCGACATCGTGACGAGTACCATCACGACGGCCAATGGGGAGTCCATCGTCATGACCCACGACACGAGCCTGCCCCGTCCCTACTCCCTCGGGTTCCGGGCGCAGGGCACCGATGGCCTCTGGACGGTCGACAACCAGAGCGTTCACGTTGAAGGCCGAAGTCCGGCCCATCAGTGGGAGGATTGGGAACGCTACCAGGAGGAGTATGACGCGGAACTCTGGACCCGGTACGAGTCGGAGGCCGAAGGGGCGGGGCACGGCGGCATGGACTACTTCGTCCGGAACGCCTTCGTGGAGTCGATCAAGCAGGGCGTTGCGCCGCCCATCGACGTCTACGATGCCGCAACGTGGAGCGTGCTGGGACCGCTGTCCGAGCAGTCGATCGATCAGGGTGGAGAGCCGGTGGAGGTGCCGGACTTTACGGATGGACGCTGGATGACTGCCGATCGGTCCTTCGATCCGGACGGCGCATTTTAG
- a CDS encoding SIS domain-containing protein: MLDHPNPDRGTVHTPGEIAQQPDLWRRTARLVREHAAPLTDFLSAAGLYDENSPRMLLTGAGTSHYVGLSVVDLLRKHFSTPCESRSTTRITPNPDLFFQEGKPTLMLHFARSGNSPESEAVLKGGLECMGEAGRHLVITCNRDGTLAEIARAHPDRVYLLVLPEAANDQGLAMTSSYTSMVVASQALAHLEEMDAFVEQIDHTAQVGEEVLDTYPDRIDELVAEDVRRAFFLGNNDLYGAATESALKVQELTAGRILAGAEDTLAFRHGPISAVDSHSAVIFYLSERNYTRRYELDVVRQYQHAFEEIGAEMIVVAPQQPDLEAADNLSIFSYDVNGEQHVPPLQQTNIAVLIGQMAGLFAAYRRGVNVDEPSVEKALYNRTVQGVQLYDPADAFEGGGNEP; the protein is encoded by the coding sequence ATGCTGGACCATCCGAATCCCGATCGCGGGACGGTGCATACCCCTGGGGAAATTGCACAGCAGCCCGACCTGTGGCGACGCACGGCCCGCCTGGTGCGCGAGCATGCGGCGCCGCTCACGGACTTTCTTTCGGCAGCGGGCCTGTACGATGAGAACAGTCCCCGAATGTTGCTCACTGGGGCCGGAACGTCGCACTACGTCGGCCTCTCCGTGGTGGATTTGCTCCGGAAGCATTTTTCTACGCCGTGCGAAAGCCGGTCGACTACGCGCATTACGCCCAACCCGGACCTGTTCTTTCAGGAGGGGAAACCGACGCTGATGCTGCACTTTGCCCGTTCGGGCAACAGTCCGGAAAGCGAGGCGGTGCTCAAAGGGGGATTGGAGTGTATGGGGGAAGCCGGGCGCCATCTGGTGATTACCTGCAACAGGGACGGGACGCTCGCGGAGATTGCTCGCGCACACCCCGACCGTGTGTATCTGCTTGTGCTACCGGAGGCGGCCAACGATCAGGGATTGGCCATGACCAGCTCCTATACCAGCATGGTGGTGGCCAGTCAAGCTCTGGCGCACCTGGAGGAGATGGATGCCTTCGTCGAACAGATCGACCACACGGCGCAGGTAGGAGAAGAGGTGCTGGACACGTATCCCGACCGGATTGACGAGTTGGTGGCGGAGGACGTACGGCGGGCTTTCTTCCTGGGCAACAATGATCTGTACGGGGCCGCCACTGAATCGGCCCTCAAGGTGCAAGAGTTGACGGCTGGGCGCATTCTGGCCGGAGCAGAAGATACGCTCGCCTTTCGCCACGGACCCATCTCGGCCGTCGATTCACATTCGGCGGTGATTTTCTACCTGTCCGAGCGCAACTACACCCGGCGGTACGAACTCGACGTCGTTCGGCAGTATCAGCATGCCTTTGAAGAGATTGGGGCCGAGATGATTGTCGTCGCTCCGCAGCAGCCGGACCTCGAAGCGGCGGACAACCTGTCCATTTTCTCCTACGACGTCAACGGAGAGCAACACGTGCCTCCCCTTCAACAGACCAACATCGCGGTGCTGATTGGTCAGATGGCCGGGTTGTTTGCCGCCTATCGCCGCGGGGTGAACGTCGACGAGCCGTCCGTCGAGAAGGCGTTGTATAACCGGACAGTGCAAGGGGTGCAGTTGTACGATCCGGCAGATGCGTTTGAGGGAGGAGGAAATGAGCCGTGA
- a CDS encoding class II D-tagatose-bisphosphate aldolase, non-catalytic subunit produces the protein MAADTGISRFEHQHPLVQTMKEEDTPVVRALVQTLMDHFERQTCLLAICPNSRAVTQAALRAAQEANAPLLLTSTLNQVDRDGGYTGWTHDELIDFLDQEAERLGVDVPVLPCLDHGGPWLKDRHVREGYSFEETMAAVKRSLESCIDAGYELLHIDPTVDRRTPTGEPSSIDWVVERTLELIAHAEQYRREQGRPPISYEVGTEEVHGGLADLEKFDRFLDGLDAGLQDRGLDAARPCFVVGKVGTDLDTSYFEPDTARDLTRRTEPFGALVKGHYTDYVDNPEDYPLAGMGGANVGPEYTEEEYEALMDLVALERKIGKDSGLREALRDAVVESGRWKKWLHDDEEGRSFDELEEERRAWLVRTGSRYVWTHPDVQAARQRLYEHLEAHRDAENFVLWRIKQAMMKYYHAFNLIDFNARLERVLDS, from the coding sequence ATGGCTGCCGATACAGGCATTTCGAGGTTTGAGCACCAGCATCCTCTCGTTCAGACGATGAAGGAGGAAGATACCCCAGTGGTGCGGGCACTCGTTCAGACGCTCATGGACCACTTTGAGCGTCAAACCTGCCTTCTTGCCATCTGCCCCAATTCGCGCGCCGTCACGCAGGCGGCGCTACGAGCAGCGCAGGAGGCCAACGCCCCGCTTCTTTTGACTTCCACTCTGAATCAGGTGGACCGGGACGGGGGGTACACAGGATGGACCCACGACGAGCTCATTGACTTTCTCGACCAGGAGGCCGAGCGGCTCGGGGTGGACGTGCCGGTTCTCCCGTGTCTCGATCACGGCGGTCCGTGGCTGAAGGATCGGCATGTGAGGGAAGGCTATTCGTTCGAGGAGACGATGGCCGCCGTAAAGCGCTCCCTCGAATCGTGCATCGACGCCGGCTACGAGCTTCTGCACATCGATCCGACCGTCGATCGGCGGACGCCGACCGGGGAGCCGTCCTCGATCGACTGGGTGGTGGAGCGCACGCTCGAACTCATTGCGCACGCAGAGCAGTACCGACGCGAGCAGGGGCGTCCCCCGATCAGTTACGAGGTGGGGACCGAGGAAGTGCATGGCGGATTGGCAGATCTCGAGAAGTTCGATCGGTTCCTCGACGGCCTGGATGCTGGGCTTCAGGACCGAGGGCTTGACGCCGCGCGGCCCTGCTTTGTGGTCGGGAAAGTGGGGACCGATCTCGACACCTCGTACTTCGAACCCGACACGGCGCGGGACCTGACCCGTCGCACGGAGCCGTTCGGCGCTCTCGTAAAGGGGCATTATACCGACTACGTGGACAACCCGGAGGACTACCCTCTCGCTGGAATGGGGGGCGCCAACGTGGGGCCGGAATACACGGAGGAAGAGTACGAGGCCCTGATGGATCTGGTCGCTCTGGAACGCAAGATTGGGAAAGATTCAGGGCTTCGGGAGGCGCTCCGGGACGCCGTCGTGGAGAGTGGACGATGGAAAAAGTGGCTGCACGACGACGAAGAGGGGCGCTCGTTTGACGAGTTGGAGGAGGAGCGTCGCGCGTGGCTGGTCCGCACGGGAAGTCGGTACGTATGGACCCATCCCGACGTGCAGGCCGCACGGCAGCGCCTCTATGAACATCTGGAGGCCCACCGCGATGCGGAGAACTTCGTGCTTTGGCGGATAAAGCAGGCAATGATGAAATACTATCACGCGTTCAACTTGATTGACTTCAACGCACGACTTGAGCGCGTCCTAGATTCGTAG
- a CDS encoding DUF3472 domain-containing protein, with product MRSISSRLSAILLLLGTAVGLVLLPGCNAFSDNDAMPSAKSLTIPLGGNAYRTSGAAPDEVTQEGITTWQNRESTFSVFVKIEEPASVTMRLRARVPDEQESTVRLSTGDYEQTATISNSDYEVVTVGETRIEETGYVRFDLEGVETSGDTFAHVSDLVLSVPSETPVQYVRSNENNNFYWSRRGPSVHLNYSLPEENNFEWLYSEITVPEGADPVGSYFMANGFAHGYFGIQVNSPDERRVLFSIWSPHETDDPSTIPDAERVRLVEKGENVTAGTFGGEGAGGQSYLTYSWTAGQTYRFLTRARPDGDGNTVYSAYFYPPQEGEWRLIAKFRRPLTDSWMTGWYSFLENFIDRNGYKERKAYYHNQWARTTEGTWHEIRRATFTGDRVANEHTREDFAGGVDEGAFYLRNGGYFDDFVSLDQDFSYTGSSDQPPAIPFDRLP from the coding sequence ATGCGCTCCATTTCTTCTCGATTGTCTGCCATTCTCCTGTTGCTCGGCACGGCCGTAGGGCTGGTTCTGCTTCCGGGCTGCAATGCCTTCAGCGATAACGACGCGATGCCCTCCGCGAAGTCCCTCACGATCCCGCTTGGGGGCAATGCCTACCGCACGAGCGGCGCCGCCCCAGACGAGGTGACGCAGGAGGGAATTACGACCTGGCAGAACCGCGAGAGTACGTTCAGCGTGTTTGTGAAGATTGAGGAGCCGGCATCCGTCACGATGCGGCTCCGGGCCCGGGTGCCGGACGAACAGGAAAGCACCGTGCGACTCAGCACCGGCGACTACGAGCAGACGGCCACCATTAGCAACAGCGACTACGAAGTGGTGACCGTCGGCGAAACGCGCATCGAAGAGACCGGATACGTGCGATTCGATCTTGAGGGGGTGGAAACATCCGGCGACACGTTTGCCCACGTCTCAGATCTGGTGTTGAGCGTCCCCTCTGAGACGCCCGTGCAGTACGTCCGGTCGAACGAGAACAATAACTTCTATTGGTCGCGGCGCGGGCCGTCGGTGCATCTCAACTACAGCCTGCCGGAGGAGAACAACTTTGAGTGGCTGTACAGCGAGATTACCGTGCCGGAGGGAGCCGATCCGGTCGGGTCCTACTTTATGGCCAACGGCTTTGCCCATGGCTACTTCGGCATCCAGGTCAACAGTCCGGACGAGCGGCGCGTCCTCTTTTCCATCTGGAGCCCGCACGAAACGGATGACCCCTCTACCATTCCGGACGCCGAGCGGGTACGACTGGTCGAGAAAGGAGAAAATGTAACGGCGGGCACGTTCGGGGGCGAAGGGGCCGGGGGACAGTCGTATCTGACGTACTCCTGGACGGCAGGACAAACGTACCGATTTCTTACGCGCGCTCGCCCTGACGGGGACGGAAATACGGTATATTCCGCCTACTTCTATCCGCCGCAGGAAGGCGAGTGGCGGCTGATTGCGAAGTTTCGACGACCCCTCACCGACTCGTGGATGACGGGATGGTACTCGTTCCTGGAGAATTTTATCGACCGCAACGGCTACAAAGAGCGAAAGGCCTACTACCACAACCAGTGGGCGCGGACGACCGAGGGCACCTGGCATGAGATTCGACGCGCCACCTTTACGGGCGACCGCGTTGCAAACGAGCATACGCGGGAGGATTTTGCCGGCGGTGTGGATGAAGGGGCCTTTTACCTCCGGAACGGCGGGTACTTCGACGACTTTGTGTCACTCGATCAGGATTTCTCGTATACAGGATCGAGCGACCAGCCGCCCGCCATCCCTTTTGACCGTCTGCCGTAA
- a CDS encoding sodium:solute symporter family protein — MELAFVDWAIMVAYFVVSLAIGVAVYRRASEGFSSFFLGKQQMPWWLLGISMVATTFSTDTPNLVADIVRSTGAAGNWTWWAFLLTGMLTVFLYAKLWRRSGVFTDVEFYELRYSGRLAAVLRGFRAAYLGVVFNVIIMATVTLAAIKIGGVMLGLSPVEVVVIAASVTMAYSALGGLTGVLLTDLIQFTMAMVGSVGAAWYVLTLPEVGGLDGLMAHASVQEAMVFWPSFETMTWEQMLPAFIIPIAVQWWASYYPGAEPGGGGYIVQRMLSAKDEENAVSATLLFTATHYALRPWPWVLVALASLVVFPDLESLRAQFSHMPDRVVQNDMAYPAMLTLLPPGLLGLVVTSLAAAYMSTMSSQVNWGSSIVVNDLYNRFIEPDATDEQQVWVGRIATVVLMTTACLLALLLENALQAFNIILQIGAGTGLLFLLRWFWWRINAATELTAMVVSFGLAIYFQAAGTFGWIGGSLVDWERLVAIVAVTTVAWLAVTFLTRPTDEKTLIDFYTTVRPGGPGWAPVVDVLRERETDIDPDAPSDLPYALSCALLGSIGIYGVLFATGFFLYGRFSLGVVCAVIATGALGGIVALWPYLSFSDDEPVAAEGSSDDRSAA; from the coding sequence ATGGAGCTCGCGTTCGTGGACTGGGCCATTATGGTTGCGTACTTTGTCGTCTCGTTGGCGATTGGCGTGGCGGTGTACCGGCGGGCCAGTGAGGGATTCAGCAGCTTCTTCTTGGGGAAACAGCAGATGCCATGGTGGCTGCTGGGCATTTCGATGGTTGCCACGACATTCTCGACGGACACCCCGAACCTGGTTGCCGACATCGTTCGCTCGACGGGGGCCGCGGGCAACTGGACCTGGTGGGCATTTCTCTTGACTGGGATGCTCACGGTCTTCCTTTACGCGAAGCTGTGGCGCCGCTCCGGGGTCTTCACGGACGTCGAATTTTACGAGTTGCGCTACTCCGGTCGTTTGGCGGCTGTACTTCGGGGCTTCCGGGCTGCCTACCTCGGCGTCGTCTTCAACGTGATCATCATGGCAACCGTCACACTGGCGGCCATTAAGATCGGCGGTGTGATGCTCGGGCTGTCGCCGGTCGAGGTGGTGGTCATCGCTGCGTCGGTGACGATGGCCTACAGTGCCCTCGGCGGTCTCACGGGCGTGCTCCTGACCGACCTGATTCAGTTTACGATGGCGATGGTGGGATCGGTGGGGGCGGCCTGGTACGTGCTCACGCTCCCGGAAGTGGGCGGGCTCGACGGGCTCATGGCGCACGCGTCGGTGCAGGAGGCGATGGTCTTCTGGCCCTCATTCGAGACCATGACCTGGGAGCAGATGCTTCCGGCCTTTATCATTCCCATTGCCGTGCAGTGGTGGGCCTCGTACTATCCGGGGGCGGAGCCGGGGGGCGGCGGGTACATCGTGCAGCGCATGCTCTCGGCAAAGGATGAGGAGAACGCCGTCAGCGCCACGCTGCTCTTTACGGCAACCCATTACGCCCTGCGCCCCTGGCCGTGGGTGCTGGTGGCCCTGGCATCGCTGGTCGTCTTTCCGGACTTGGAGTCGTTGCGCGCGCAGTTTTCCCACATGCCCGATCGGGTGGTGCAGAACGACATGGCCTACCCGGCCATGCTGACGCTGTTGCCGCCGGGGCTGCTGGGGCTGGTGGTCACGTCTCTCGCGGCGGCCTATATGTCCACGATGTCGTCGCAGGTCAATTGGGGCTCCTCCATCGTCGTGAACGACCTCTACAATCGGTTCATTGAGCCGGACGCGACGGATGAGCAGCAGGTATGGGTGGGTCGCATTGCGACTGTCGTTTTGATGACGACCGCCTGCCTCCTCGCCCTCCTCCTCGAAAATGCCCTGCAGGCCTTCAACATTATTCTGCAGATCGGGGCAGGGACCGGACTGCTGTTTCTACTGCGGTGGTTCTGGTGGCGCATCAATGCCGCGACGGAGCTGACGGCCATGGTCGTCTCCTTTGGGCTCGCGATCTATTTTCAGGCGGCGGGCACCTTTGGCTGGATTGGGGGCAGCCTGGTCGACTGGGAGCGACTCGTGGCCATTGTGGCGGTCACGACGGTGGCCTGGCTCGCTGTGACGTTCCTCACCCGCCCCACCGATGAGAAGACCCTGATTGACTTCTACACGACCGTTCGTCCCGGCGGGCCGGGCTGGGCGCCGGTCGTCGATGTGTTGCGGGAACGGGAGACGGACATCGACCCGGATGCGCCGTCGGACCTGCCCTATGCGCTCAGCTGTGCGCTCCTAGGATCGATCGGAATCTACGGGGTGCTCTTCGCCACGGGCTTCTTCCTCTACGGGCGCTTTTCGCTCGGGGTCGTCTGTGCCGTCATCGCCACGGGGGCCCTCGGGGGAATTGTGGCGCTCTGGCCCTACCTCTCGTTCTCTGACGATGAGCCGGTGGCCGCAGAGGGGTCGTCGGATGACCGCAGCGCCGCCTAA